The Hydrogenophaga crocea genome contains a region encoding:
- a CDS encoding DMT family transporter has translation MKTRHFAQLVGLSALWGSSFLFLRIAAPLLGPLTLAGLRVSLAIVALVCIMRALRQPWPWRHWRELGLLGMLTVALPFLLYSWASLRLPAGYSALLNTTAVLFGTLAAAWFKEDTLTVRKLLGCAVGFAGVALIVQLGPVRLDGPTVLAVLACIVASACYGASTPLMKRATTRMEPLAIAGGLHLAALVVLAPGALWALPQAQFTPAAMFSVLVLGVVTSGVAYWIHLRIIRQVSPVAAISPAFMIPVFGVTWGHLFLGEELSSGIFVGGALVLVATALVTGFNPLRRWLASTPAP, from the coding sequence GTGAAGACGCGCCACTTCGCGCAGCTCGTGGGCCTGTCGGCCCTGTGGGGCAGCTCGTTCCTGTTCCTGCGCATCGCGGCCCCGCTGCTGGGGCCGCTCACGCTGGCCGGCCTGCGCGTGTCGCTGGCCATCGTGGCGCTGGTGTGCATCATGCGCGCGCTGCGCCAGCCCTGGCCCTGGCGGCACTGGCGCGAACTCGGGCTGCTGGGCATGCTCACCGTGGCCCTGCCCTTCCTGCTGTACTCCTGGGCCTCGCTGCGCCTGCCGGCAGGCTACAGCGCGCTGCTCAACACCACGGCGGTGCTGTTCGGCACCCTGGCCGCGGCCTGGTTCAAGGAAGACACGCTCACCGTGCGCAAGCTGCTCGGCTGCGCCGTGGGCTTCGCGGGCGTGGCGCTGATCGTGCAGCTTGGCCCGGTGCGGCTCGACGGCCCCACGGTGCTCGCCGTGCTGGCCTGCATCGTGGCCTCGGCCTGCTACGGCGCGTCCACGCCGCTCATGAAGCGCGCCACCACGCGCATGGAGCCGCTGGCCATTGCCGGCGGCCTGCACCTGGCCGCGCTGGTGGTGCTCGCGCCGGGCGCGCTCTGGGCCCTGCCACAGGCGCAGTTCACGCCCGCAGCAATGTTCTCGGTGCTGGTGCTGGGCGTGGTCACCTCGGGCGTGGCCTACTGGATCCACCTGCGCATCATCCGCCAGGTCTCGCCCGTGGCGGCCATCAGCCCGGCCTTCATGATCCCGGTGTTCGGCGTCACCTGGGGCCACCTGTTCCTGGGCGAAGAACTCTCCAGCGGGATCTTCGTGGGCGGCGCGCTGGTGCTGGTGGCCACCGCGCTCGTCACGGGTTTCAACCCCTTGCGCCGCTGGCTCGCGTCAACGCCCGCACCCTGA
- a CDS encoding MFS transporter: MLAFCALSASYFAHIGFFNPYLPLWLKDMGFGLLAISVLTSVQSATRLFAPYGWGWLSDHTGERVRLLRLGSAIALLFSLGLWFPLGGPLLFAVLLGMFTHTSGMMPMSEAVLAQIVSRDGRFDPRRYGRVRVWGSIGFLLTVLLAGAWFDAFGMGSFAAWTSLTLAAVALSTWWLPDHREPAAHEQRPEPIGPVLRQPRVRWFFAAVFFHVLAHVFVYVFFSLHLDAQGYAKSAIGLFWAISVLIEIGWFFTQGRWLPALRLPGWLVLAGVLMGLRMAVTATLPAVWPVLALAQLLHAITFAAHHTVCIAWISEHFPGRLRGRGQALYAVIGYGLSGVSGGVLGGLVSSRFGLSSVFWLASACGFAAALCALRVRALTRASGARG, translated from the coding sequence GTGCTGGCCTTCTGTGCACTGTCGGCGAGCTACTTCGCCCACATCGGCTTCTTCAACCCCTACCTGCCGCTGTGGCTCAAGGACATGGGCTTCGGCCTGCTGGCCATCAGCGTGCTCACCTCGGTGCAGTCGGCCACGCGGCTGTTCGCGCCCTACGGCTGGGGCTGGCTCAGCGACCACACGGGCGAGCGCGTGCGACTGCTGCGCCTGGGCTCGGCGATCGCGCTGCTGTTCTCGCTCGGGCTGTGGTTTCCGCTCGGCGGGCCGCTGCTGTTCGCGGTGCTGCTGGGGATGTTCACCCACACCAGCGGCATGATGCCCATGAGCGAGGCCGTGCTCGCGCAGATCGTGAGCCGCGACGGCCGATTCGACCCGCGGCGTTATGGCCGCGTGCGCGTGTGGGGCTCGATCGGCTTCCTGTTGACGGTGCTGCTCGCGGGCGCCTGGTTCGATGCCTTCGGCATGGGCAGCTTCGCGGCCTGGACCTCGCTCACGCTCGCGGCCGTGGCGCTGAGCACCTGGTGGCTGCCCGACCACCGCGAGCCCGCTGCGCACGAACAGCGCCCCGAGCCCATCGGCCCCGTGCTGCGCCAGCCGCGCGTGCGCTGGTTCTTCGCGGCGGTGTTCTTCCACGTGCTGGCCCACGTGTTCGTCTACGTGTTCTTCTCGCTGCACCTCGATGCGCAGGGTTACGCCAAATCGGCCATCGGCCTGTTCTGGGCGATCTCGGTGCTGATCGAGATCGGCTGGTTCTTCACCCAGGGCCGCTGGCTGCCCGCGCTGCGGCTGCCGGGCTGGCTCGTGCTCGCGGGCGTGCTCATGGGTCTGCGCATGGCGGTCACCGCCACGCTGCCCGCGGTGTGGCCGGTGCTGGCGCTGGCGCAGCTGCTGCACGCCATCACCTTCGCGGCCCACCACACGGTGTGCATTGCCTGGATCAGCGAGCACTTTCCGGGCCGCCTGCGCGGGCGCGGGCAGGCGCTGTACGCGGTGATCGGCTATGGCCTGTCGGGCGTGAGCGGTGGCGTGCTGGGCGGGCTCGTGTCGAGCCGCTTCGGCCTGTCCAGCGTGTTCTGGCTCGCCAGCGCCTGCGGTTTCGCCGCGGCGCTGTGCGCGCTCAGGGTGCGGGCGTTGACGCGAGCCAGCGGCGCAAGGGGTTGA
- a CDS encoding glutathione S-transferase encodes MATAELTISSKNYGAWALRGWLMCKLAGLKFTEKVIPPDDPSVRAEMLLLSSSMRVPSLVHEGVTVWDVLAIGEYLNEIKPDAGLLPADRAARAHCRAICGEMHSGFTALRSSLPMNIKAHFPGFKLWSRAQTDIDRIEAIWTECLANYGGPWLFGARPCIADAMFAPVVTRFITYAVPLDPVCVAYCDTVMGLPAMKEWVAAAEAEPDEIDELDAEF; translated from the coding sequence ATGGCCACGGCAGAACTCACCATCAGCAGCAAGAACTACGGGGCCTGGGCCTTGCGCGGCTGGCTCATGTGCAAGCTCGCGGGCCTGAAGTTCACCGAGAAGGTGATCCCGCCCGACGATCCTTCGGTGCGCGCCGAGATGCTGCTGCTCTCGTCGTCCATGCGCGTGCCCTCGCTGGTGCACGAGGGTGTCACGGTGTGGGACGTGCTGGCCATTGGCGAGTACCTCAACGAGATCAAGCCCGATGCCGGTCTGCTGCCGGCCGACCGCGCGGCGCGCGCGCACTGCCGTGCGATCTGCGGCGAGATGCACTCGGGCTTCACGGCGCTGCGCTCGTCGCTGCCCATGAACATCAAGGCCCACTTCCCGGGCTTCAAGCTCTGGAGCCGCGCGCAGACCGACATCGACCGCATCGAGGCGATCTGGACCGAGTGCCTGGCCAACTACGGCGGCCCCTGGCTGTTCGGCGCCAGGCCCTGCATCGCCGACGCCATGTTCGCGCCGGTGGTGACGCGCTTCATCACCTACGCGGTGCCGCTGGACCCGGTGTGCGTGGCCTACTGCGACACGGTCATGGGGCTGCCGGCGATGAAGGAATGGGTGGCCGCGGCCGAGGCCGAGCCGGACGAGATCGACGAGTTGGATGCGGAGTTCTGA
- the aroQ gene encoding type II 3-dehydroquinate dehydratase, with translation MPVILLLNGPNLNLLGTREPGTYGAATLADVEANCRAAAARHGHTLEALQSNHEGALIDAIHAAGQRFKAGELLGVVMNPGAYTHTSIALHDAIAGVAPLPVMEVHISNVHAREAFRHHSYISPVAAGIVVGMGIAGYELAIEGLVRKSAAR, from the coding sequence ATGCCCGTCATCCTGCTGCTCAACGGTCCCAACCTCAACCTGCTCGGCACGCGCGAACCCGGCACCTACGGCGCGGCCACGCTGGCCGACGTCGAGGCCAACTGCCGTGCCGCCGCCGCGCGCCATGGCCACACGCTCGAGGCCCTGCAGAGCAACCACGAAGGCGCGCTGATCGACGCCATCCATGCCGCGGGCCAACGCTTCAAGGCCGGCGAGCTGCTGGGCGTGGTGATGAACCCGGGCGCCTACACCCACACCTCCATCGCGCTGCACGACGCGATCGCCGGCGTGGCGCCGCTGCCCGTGATGGAGGTGCACATCTCCAACGTGCACGCGCGCGAAGCCTTCCGCCACCACTCGTACATCTCGCCCGTGGCCGCGGGCATCGTGGTGGGCATGGGCATCGCGGGCTACGAGCTCGCCATCGAGGGGCTGGTCCGCAAGTCCGCTGCGCGGTGA
- a CDS encoding glutaredoxin domain-containing protein, translating to MSLKITVYSKSACPQCDSAKMLLKSRSLDFEEIKIDDEAERLAFYAKCGPSVRQMPQIFINDQRVGGLAGLQAALTQLGR from the coding sequence ATGAGCCTCAAGATCACCGTCTACTCCAAGTCCGCCTGCCCGCAGTGCGATTCCGCCAAGATGCTGCTCAAGTCCCGCTCGCTGGACTTCGAGGAGATCAAGATCGACGACGAGGCCGAGCGCCTGGCCTTCTACGCCAAGTGCGGTCCCTCGGTGCGGCAGATGCCCCAGATCTTCATCAACGACCAGCGCGTGGGCGGCCTCGCGGGCCTGCAGGCGGCGCTGACGCAGCTGGGGCGCTGA
- a CDS encoding polyhydroxyalkanoate depolymerase, whose protein sequence is MLYQAYQTQSDLLSPWRLAAQSLASALWVPRTERTWLRQLAAACDLVGRLRLTHSRPPYGIGEVLVNGEPVAVDETVALQLPFGSLLHFKKRAADPSPPVLLVAPLSGHFATLLRETARTLLQDHDVYITDWHNARDVHLRHGAFGLDDYIDYLVRFTAHLGPGAHMVAVCQPCVAALAATALMAEDGHAAAPASLTLMAGPVDCRVNPTEVNRLATSKPIEWFEQNLISHVPLPHAGHMRRVYPGFVQLTAFMSMNPERHQQSFRTMVDHLVDGRVDEARTIQDFYEEYLAVNDLPAEFYLETVAKVFQTFDLARGELMWRGRRVNTAAIRRTALMTVEGERDDICAIGQTVAAQDLCPGIRPYRKTHHIQTGVGHYGVFSGRRWQAQIYPRVREHIHASLG, encoded by the coding sequence CTGCTCTATCAGGCCTACCAGACCCAGTCCGACCTGCTCTCACCCTGGCGGCTGGCCGCCCAGTCGCTGGCCTCGGCGCTGTGGGTGCCGCGCACGGAGCGCACCTGGCTGCGCCAGCTCGCGGCCGCCTGCGACCTCGTGGGTCGCCTGCGCCTCACCCACAGCCGCCCGCCCTATGGCATCGGCGAGGTGCTGGTGAACGGCGAGCCGGTGGCCGTGGACGAAACGGTGGCGCTGCAGCTGCCCTTTGGCAGCCTGCTGCACTTCAAGAAGCGCGCGGCCGACCCCAGCCCGCCGGTGCTGCTCGTGGCGCCGCTCTCGGGCCACTTCGCCACGCTGCTGCGCGAAACCGCGCGCACCCTGCTGCAGGACCACGACGTCTACATCACCGACTGGCACAACGCGCGCGACGTGCACCTGCGCCACGGCGCCTTCGGGCTCGACGACTACATCGACTACCTGGTGCGCTTCACCGCGCACCTGGGCCCGGGCGCGCACATGGTGGCGGTGTGCCAGCCCTGCGTGGCGGCGCTCGCGGCCACGGCGCTCATGGCCGAGGACGGGCACGCCGCCGCACCCGCCAGCCTCACGCTCATGGCCGGCCCGGTGGACTGCCGCGTGAACCCCACCGAGGTGAACCGGCTGGCCACCAGCAAGCCCATCGAGTGGTTCGAGCAGAACCTCATCAGCCACGTCCCGCTGCCGCACGCGGGCCACATGCGCCGCGTGTACCCGGGCTTCGTGCAGCTCACGGCCTTCATGAGCATGAACCCCGAGCGGCACCAGCAGTCGTTTCGCACCATGGTCGATCACCTGGTGGACGGCCGCGTGGACGAGGCCCGCACCATCCAGGACTTCTACGAGGAATACCTGGCCGTGAACGACCTGCCGGCCGAGTTCTACCTGGAGACGGTGGCCAAGGTGTTCCAGACCTTCGACCTCGCGCGCGGCGAGCTGATGTGGCGCGGCCGGCGCGTGAACACCGCGGCGATCCGGCGCACGGCGCTGATGACGGTGGAGGGCGAGCGCGACGACATCTGCGCCATCGGCCAGACCGTGGCGGCCCAGGACCTGTGCCCGGGCATCCGGCCCTACCGCAAGACGCACCACATCCAGACGGGGGTGGGCCACTACGGCGTGTTCAGCGGGCGGCGCTGGCAGGCGCAGATCTACCCGCGCGTGCGCGAGCACATCCACGCCAGCCTGGGCTGA
- the aroC gene encoding chorismate synthase, which translates to MSGNTLGTLFRVTNFGESHGPAIGCVIDGCPPGMDLSEADIQGDLDRRRPGTSKFVTQRNEPDTVEILSGVYEGKTTGTPICLLIRNTDQRSKDYSEIARSFRPGHADYTYWQKFGIRDPRGGGRSSARLTAPTVAAGAVAKKWLAQKFGTTFRGCMVQIGEIAIPFEGWEHVPNNPFFAPVADVSALEDYMGALRKRGDSCGARLRVTASGMPVGLGEPLYDRLDADIAHAMMGLNAVKGVEIGAGFASVADFGSTHGDSLTPEGFAANKAGGVLGGISTGQDLEVQIAIKPTSSILVPRESIDITGASTEVITKGRHDPCVGIRATPIAEALLALVVMDHALRHRAQCGDVVTDTPDIAARSRG; encoded by the coding sequence ATGAGCGGCAACACCCTAGGCACCCTGTTCCGGGTCACGAATTTCGGCGAATCCCACGGCCCGGCCATCGGCTGCGTCATCGACGGCTGCCCCCCGGGCATGGACCTGTCCGAGGCCGACATCCAGGGCGACCTCGACCGCCGCCGCCCCGGCACCAGCAAGTTCGTCACCCAGCGCAACGAGCCCGACACGGTCGAGATCCTCAGCGGCGTGTACGAGGGCAAGACCACCGGCACGCCCATCTGCCTGCTGATCCGCAACACCGACCAGCGCAGCAAGGACTACAGCGAGATCGCGCGCAGCTTCCGCCCCGGCCACGCCGACTACACCTACTGGCAGAAATTCGGCATCCGCGACCCGCGCGGCGGCGGTCGCTCCTCGGCCCGCCTCACCGCGCCCACCGTGGCCGCGGGCGCGGTGGCCAAGAAGTGGCTGGCGCAGAAGTTCGGCACCACCTTCCGCGGCTGCATGGTGCAGATCGGCGAGATCGCCATCCCCTTCGAGGGCTGGGAGCACGTGCCGAACAACCCCTTCTTCGCGCCCGTGGCCGACGTGTCCGCGCTCGAGGACTACATGGGCGCGCTGCGCAAGCGCGGCGACTCTTGCGGCGCGCGGCTGCGCGTCACGGCCAGCGGCATGCCCGTGGGCCTGGGCGAGCCGCTGTACGACCGGCTCGACGCCGACATCGCCCACGCCATGATGGGCCTGAACGCCGTCAAGGGCGTGGAGATCGGTGCGGGCTTTGCGAGCGTGGCCGATTTCGGCAGCACCCACGGCGACAGCCTCACGCCCGAGGGCTTCGCGGCCAACAAGGCCGGCGGCGTGCTCGGCGGCATCAGCACCGGGCAAGACCTGGAGGTGCAGATCGCCATCAAGCCCACGAGCTCCATCCTGGTGCCGCGCGAGAGCATCGACATCACGGGCGCAAGCACCGAGGTCATCACCAAGGGCCGTCACGACCCCTGCGTGGGCATCCGGGCCACGCCCATCGCCGAGGCGCTGCTCGCGCTGGTGGTGATGGACCACGCGCTGCGCCACCGCGCGCAGTGCGGCGACGTGGTCACCGACACGCCCGACATCGCCGCGCGCTCGCGGGGCTGA
- a CDS encoding cupin domain-containing protein, which produces MLDRTGTLFSHVKPADTPYQGGGLRDFFLYRDLGIAKATHGKVIAHLVKANLPPEEGTGWHRHEADFQIVIMLKGWARFMYEDQVTLVEAGDCVHQRPGVRHYLFDYSPDMEYLEIVSPADFKTVDVDPVCEIPKPTPWPA; this is translated from the coding sequence ATGCTGGATCGCACCGGAACCCTGTTTTCGCACGTCAAGCCCGCCGACACGCCCTACCAGGGCGGCGGCCTGCGCGACTTCTTCCTCTACCGCGACCTGGGCATCGCCAAGGCCACGCACGGCAAGGTGATTGCGCACCTGGTGAAGGCCAACCTGCCGCCCGAGGAGGGCACGGGCTGGCACCGGCACGAGGCCGATTTCCAGATCGTGATCATGCTCAAGGGCTGGGCGCGCTTCATGTACGAGGACCAGGTGACGCTGGTGGAGGCCGGCGACTGCGTGCACCAGCGGCCCGGGGTGCGGCACTACCTGTTCGACTACTCGCCCGACATGGAGTACCTGGAGATCGTCTCGCCCGCCGATTTCAAGACGGTGGACGTGGACCCGGTGTGCGAAATCCCGAAGCCGACGCCTTGGCCGGCGTGA
- the aroE gene encoding shikimate dehydrogenase: MTDRYAVIGHPISHSKSPQIHTAFAQATGQSLTYTAIEAPLDGFAATVEAFRREGGRGVNVTLPFKLQARELATHPSEAARLAGAANALKFEGDRILGENFDGIGLVNDLQVNLGRSLKGRRVLLLGAGGATRGALLPIAQQGPALLAVANRSADKAHALRTDFAAHAALQSGGYADLAGEAFDVVINATSAGLAGEALPLPAGLFAPGALAYDMVYGKGLTPFLRQAREAGVQTLADGVGMLVEQAAEAFLWWRGVRPSTKQVIAALTVPLA; the protein is encoded by the coding sequence ATGACCGACCGCTACGCCGTCATCGGCCACCCGATCTCGCACAGCAAATCGCCGCAGATCCACACCGCCTTCGCCCAGGCCACGGGGCAGTCGCTCACGTACACGGCCATCGAAGCCCCGCTCGACGGCTTCGCCGCCACGGTCGAGGCCTTCCGCCGCGAGGGCGGCCGCGGCGTCAACGTGACCCTGCCCTTCAAGCTGCAGGCCCGCGAGCTCGCCACCCACCCGAGCGAGGCCGCGCGCCTGGCCGGCGCGGCCAACGCGCTCAAGTTCGAGGGCGATCGCATCCTGGGCGAGAACTTCGACGGCATCGGCCTGGTGAACGACCTGCAGGTCAACCTCGGCCGGTCCCTGAAGGGCCGGCGCGTGCTGCTGCTGGGCGCTGGTGGCGCCACGCGCGGCGCGCTGCTGCCGATCGCGCAGCAGGGCCCGGCGCTGCTGGCCGTGGCCAACCGCAGCGCCGACAAGGCGCACGCGCTGCGCACCGACTTCGCGGCCCACGCCGCGCTGCAGAGCGGCGGCTACGCCGACCTCGCGGGCGAAGCCTTCGACGTGGTGATCAACGCCACCTCGGCCGGCCTCGCGGGCGAGGCGCTGCCGCTGCCCGCGGGCCTGTTCGCGCCCGGCGCGCTGGCCTACGACATGGTGTACGGCAAGGGGCTCACCCCGTTCCTGCGCCAGGCGCGCGAGGCCGGCGTGCAGACCCTGGCCGATGGCGTGGGCATGCTGGTGGAGCAGGCGGCCGAGGCTTTTCTGTGGTGGCGCGGCGTGCGGCCGTCCACCAAACAGGTGATCGCAGCGCTCACTGTGCCACTGGCCTGA
- a CDS encoding DsbA family oxidoreductase: protein MNTPRLKIDFVSDVSCPWCAIGLGGLEQALQRLDGEIGADITFQPFELNPQMAPEGQDIGEHLAQKYGSTPEQQAQIRETICARGAEVGFAFNPAGRGRIWNTFDAHRLLHWAAEEGQAGRQTALKKALLAACHTRSEAMGHPEVLLACVREAGLDEARAQAILASDEFAAEVREREQFYVSHGIHSVPAVIINDRHLISGGQPAAVFEQALRQIAAGQVG, encoded by the coding sequence ATGAACACCCCACGCCTCAAGATCGATTTCGTCTCCGACGTGTCCTGCCCCTGGTGCGCCATCGGCCTGGGCGGGCTGGAGCAGGCCCTGCAGCGGCTGGACGGCGAGATCGGCGCCGACATCACCTTCCAGCCCTTCGAGCTCAACCCGCAGATGGCACCCGAAGGCCAGGACATCGGCGAGCACCTGGCGCAGAAGTACGGCAGCACGCCCGAGCAGCAGGCGCAGATCCGCGAGACCATCTGCGCGCGCGGCGCCGAGGTGGGCTTTGCCTTCAACCCCGCGGGTCGCGGGCGCATCTGGAACACCTTCGACGCGCACCGCCTGCTGCACTGGGCCGCCGAAGAAGGCCAGGCCGGCCGGCAGACCGCCTTGAAGAAGGCGTTGCTCGCGGCCTGCCACACGCGCAGCGAGGCCATGGGCCACCCCGAGGTGCTGCTGGCCTGCGTGCGCGAGGCGGGGCTCGACGAAGCGCGGGCCCAGGCCATCCTGGCCAGCGACGAATTCGCCGCCGAGGTGCGCGAGCGCGAGCAGTTCTACGTGTCGCACGGCATCCACTCGGTGCCCGCGGTGATCATCAACGACCGCCACCTGATCTCGGGCGGCCAGCCCGCGGCGGTGTTCGAGCAGGCGCTGCGGCAGATCGCTGCAGGGCAGGTGGGCTGA